The segment agaacttgagtgtgaaaaccggtGCTTCggagggcttcgggagcttaaccgcagagtttcagcacgagagatagaagaatggagcacctaaacccggcaccccaagagttctatttataggggtggatTTTTGGGTGCCACGTCATGAAAaaggttggccacgtcgtggggagaaaATCTTATCTCCTTCCGTTGATTGgatgccctcagtcacttgccggatCGCGACAAACTGTGCCACGTTGTGGCAGACCTGACAACCttggattttggaccccgaacttgtaaaatccataacttttgcgtacgagcttcgttttcgacgttctttatatgcacacgtagctgaaaatatgctctacaactcttgtttagacttcgtcggctaattttgactttatttttaattatctgtttttaacgggccgggacacgaaaagtccgttaaaaatccataacttcttcatccgatgtccgttttcatcagacttttcaccgttgcgctactattggtgagacctttgattctcatttagtttgtttcGGTCAAAAGTCTCTTGAGCTCTATTtccagtttttagttgtctactgctatatccgcatcttggaaaaattataacttcctcatacgaagtcagatttggacattctttttgtgtacgctcactgtttaatgatatctacaactttcatttagatacttaaggctaaaaaccattgtattgaaacttcgcgtttttcgtttaatcggtgttgtcggttttgtcggaaatcttagaatggtcataacttcttcgttataactcggattttagtgttcttagtatttctataAACCATGACACATTATCTAGCATAATAGATATCCCTATAGAGACTTTTTCACATCTTATTTTTtttgaagttaatttcattatatcaaaagtggttacaatacttgactttttaggtcattacatagagtcgaaataccgggttgtcacatcatccctccgttagagagaatttcgtcccgaaatttaatgtaTGGTAATTATTTGTGGACTAGGGAAAcagatgcgggtatttttgtttcatctgatcttcacgctcccaagtatATTTAGGTCCCCGCTTTgtattccagcggaccttcacaatgggtatacgactttgttttgttcttttaatttccatatccatgatttcaattggttcttctataaagtggagactctcgttgatttcgatttcgtctaaagggacgacgagggtctcattggataaacatttcttcaagtttgacacatgaaaggtagggtgtacgttattgagttcctgcggtagacgaagtttataggctaccgggcCGATCCTTGCGAGGATCTCGAATAGTacgatataccttgggtttagtttcccatgttttccaaaacgtattagccctttccagggtgagaccttcaatagcacttggtccccaacctgaaattccaagggtttccgccTTTTGTCCttataactcttttgtctatcccttgaagcctttagtcgttcccgaatttgtacaatcttctcagttgtttctcttatgatttccaggccagtgagagtgctgtcgggtacttgtcccttggcttgttgcgtgtcacccacttcagcccaacatagtggtgatctgcacttccGACCGTAGTGTATTTTTATACCATACTACTGTAAatcttcatttttccattacattcatacaATGATATTCTCACACGAGAAATGCATACTATTTTCGAGTAAAGATAgttttacaaatatggaaaacatacatttatactatttcaagtacaaacatacattttacactaTTTTCAAGAAAACGGGTCATACAaacagttgagtcttggtagaagactacttttcatttaatgcagaaaatataggattttctgggaaagatacaaacattttcactagtcatatacaaacattttctcTAAACAAATACAAACTTTTTTCATGAAACAAATGCAAACACTTGACACTAAAATAATTAtgtactcaccaacttaaatgttgatactctctttcaaaataacttgtattcccaggaaaccaatagacaggtacacgagcatgtttttgagaagacggagcatgttcagactcgtcttttatttttgcttTACAATTTTTTGTGTCATTGTACtttacaaagaacacacatgtatttattattttattaatgcaatggatgttggtggttgttttactattgtacattgttatgatactatacatgacgtcctccaccccgaatgtttccgccatctcggtttaggggtgtgacaatttTAACTTCCAATTTTAAATCAAAACAATTTCAACGAACAATTCTTCTCACGTTCTTTACAAAAATTCCATAGATCTTGACAAATTCCATCAAATCCAAAAACTCAAATTTCGAAATCTTAGTCTTAACTTAATCACAATCAATCTTTGAGATTAAACTCAATGTAAAGAATCGATTCACAAGTACATCTTCCACATTCAAAGTAATCAATCAACACAAGTGATGAAAGAAGAACGAGATTCCAGAAAAAGAACAAAAGAGAAGTTGAATGCGACTTCAGAACATATTACAACGATGTTGACTTAATTTCGATGAATCAATGGGCTCCCACATTAAAACCGGATTAAATGACATTTGGGCTTAAACAATGGACATGAATAGTAACTGACATCGAATTTTGGGTTTAAAATATGGATATGAACAGCATTGAACATTAATTGATTGCAATTTTGAACATTAATAAACTCAaagattttgatttgtttttgggTCAAATTTTGATTCAAATGAAtgattgcactttgagaatcaaaTCGAACGAACAAATATGAGATTAGATCGGGTTTTGATCAACTAAAAAATTATCGGATCACAACAaatgagtttttaaaaaaaaaaaacatcataaatagtccctgtggtttcccCAAATTTGAAGTTTAatccccgtggtttaaaaacatcataTATAGTCCcagtgctttcaaaacttttgacgattggtccttattgttaactccgttaagttttgtcTGTTAACtaaagggcattttcgtcatttcactaccacagggaccatttatgatgtctttttttgaaaaaaataaaaaattaaatataattatttaatttataaaagttctctatctatctatctatctatctatctctctctctctccctccctccctctctccctctctctctcctaGATGCCATTAACCTAATCTTACCCCCGCTTTTCCTTCGATAATCCTTAAACCCTCCATGTAAATATGAGTTTAATCCTACTGGAGAACCATCAAAAACTCTTCTCAATCTTGGCATCACATATTAGATAACAATGTTCTTCATTTCTCAGTGGGTCTCTCTCGATGGATCCTTTATGAAACATCAGCGTTGTTAGGTCACCATCAAAGAACACAAAATCTGCCAAACCCAATCACTCTATCCCTCTCACTGAACCGTAGAGTCTCATCGCTAAATCCGGTGTTATAGTATGGATCTCGTCTACCTTGTGCCATGATCACGTTTTTGGACCTAGAATTGATTTTCTTGGGATTAAGAGAAATCATTAATCTTTTAGTTTCATTTTCTTGCAAAGCTCATAGATTCAGATGGAATTATTAAGAGAAATCGTAGATTCAGATGGCATTATTTGTATCTAGTAAAGCTCAGATTTTTTGTTTCGTTTTCTTGGGATTAATCTTCATTTGCTTCTTTAAATCGTCGCCTGTACTCCTCCACCGAATCGATTCCATAATATCTCTTGCAGATCTTTAAAAAGAAATTCTTGGGGAGGACCCATTTAGGAAAAACACGTTCGATCATCCGCCAAGATCTGTTCAAATACTGGATTTAGATCTGGCGGTGAAGTAGGAGAGGCTTATGAGGTTTTCAGGTCCGACGATGGAGAAAGGGACATGTTTCAGATGACATTGGAGACGAAGATCAACAACTTGGGATGGAGATGGAAGACGGTGGTACCCTCTTGTCTCCCTTCCCTTGCTCACCACATGTACTTTTTTCCTTCACTGCTCATCATTGGTCCTCCGCTAGTGACCCATAAGAGATCGACAACTTGTGGAAACCCTTCGACTTTGAATCAAGATGGTGGTGTTGTGCTGGAGCGTAATTCTGATCAAGACTATGGCGGTGAGGTTGTTAAATCAGTGACGTCGCTAAGGTTGTGTTGCAGGTTTTAGAACAGATGAAGGAGTTAAAGAAATCAATGTGGGTTTGTTCTTTAAATCCTTAATGgcgtgggagagagagagagagagagcttttataaattaaataattatagttaattttatcttttttttttcaaaaaaataagagaaaacatcataaatggttcctgtggtagtgaaatgacgaaaataccctttaGATAACAgacaaaacttaacggagttaacaataaggaccaatcgtcaaaagtttttaAAGCACAGGGACTATCTATGACGTTTTTAAACTATGGGGACTAAACTTTAGATTTGaggaaaccacatggaccatttatgatgtttttttaaaaatgatcaaatgaatcaaaatgatcaaaaatttACGAACGCAACACACGAATCAACGAGATttagagagatcatagagaaagACTCACCATAAATGCTCAAATTGTGACAAACTTAGCCAAACCGAGAATCATTTTTTCAAAAAATCGCGTTGATCttcgaagacccgctctgataccaaatatAGTGAATTATGAACATTGGTTTGGCATGCAAAATTAAAGAACACATAATGAAaacggtgatttgggtgtttaagagatgtattcgattatgtatggtgttacacaaaaaatGATCTAGATCTAAATGTACATAATTAACACAAACACACTCAATATTACATCTTTTAAGCACACCTCtataagtggtatgaacccaccttatatagaggtgtttacatgtctctttctcactctctatctctaaTGTTACAAGGCTAAAACACCACATGCAAGTGagtttacaaaagtcaaacaatttacaaagtcatacatggataactttgtacccaacataTAGGCTTGCCAATCTTATTCTTATTCGTAATTTACATGGTTTTTTGGATTCGTTTTATATATGCGTGGATTGTAAAGCAGTTTCGGAGGTAAAAAGGACAAATCGAcaaaaaatgacaagtttgcGGTATAAACGAATGGAAGTGGTTCGTACACAATACTTTTTCTCCGTACACAACAAATTATGTTTTACATGATTGTACTttacaacattttaaaacatgAACTATTATGTATGAAAAAATATTGTTGTATATGGATCAACTTCCACAAACGAATCAAAAATCCATCAAAGCTTTTTATGATATTTTCCACAAACGAATCAAAAATCCATCAAAGCTTTTTATGATATTTTCCCTATATGACATCAGCCCAAAAGGATATTACATAAGTTAAGGGGTTATAGAGACAACGTATGTATTCTCTAAGGGCAAAATCGTTACTTATGTACTAACCCTATACCCAAACTCAACAAGGTGGAAGGGAAAGAGGTCGCAGCgtgagtgtgtgtgagagagaaagaggaagaaCGACGACTGTGTAGAGATCGTTTAGCGAAAAAATGGGGGGAGGAATGGAGGCAAACAAGAACAAATTCATTGAAGATTGGGGAACGGTGAGGGAGAATCTGGAGCACAATTTTCGATGGACTCGTCGTAACCTAGCGCTCGTCGGAATTTTTGGCATCGCAGTTCCTTACTTGGTGTACAAGGGCACTGTTCGTGAATTTGTAAGTATCCAAACTTTCTTCCTATCATCTATGCGTATATTCGATGATCCATCGTTTTGGATCTGAATTAGTGATAGTTTGTTATGCGCGTGTTCTATCTAATATCCGATTTCGCACACTGCCACTAATCTGAACGAATAATTTCTGAATTTGACTTCCATGAGTAGACGATTGATGTGAAATATCTGGTTCTTGATGAATTGAAAACCGCGTGTGTGATAGGATAGCTATATCAGAAGATATCTGAAAACACTCATAATCAAGGCAAATGGGAACAACACAATTACATAAATGGGAAATGTAACTCACTTTCATTTTAATCTTAGAATGCTTACAAGAGAGAAGATTGAACATGTTAATAGATGAATACAGATGAAAAGGAGTTCTATAATGCAATAGATTCATCATCCATCTACCAACTCTGAACTTAGAGTTCCTTAATCCATTCCAAAGTGGTAGGAGAAATCACATCTAACAAGAAAGGGATCTAAAATGCATATTTAAATAGAAATCTTAGAGTCTTAGTGCATCATCTTCTTGTAAATTTCTTTTAGTTCTAATAAGTTTCATCATCCTTCATTTGTTTTATAATCAAAATATTCCACTTCTACTTAATctaacataaaaaaaacattgttttgtATTTCACTAGGGTTCGTTTATATTCTTCAAAAATCTACTTAAAAGTCATGTTTATGTGCACTAGTTGTAACATTCTTGCTAAAAGATGTTAAGTCACCACTCCAAATGATATATAATTTTCTCATAACATATATGTGACCAAACTTTTTGTTAAAGTTTCACTACTTGCatagtttttgttttatttttgctAGTTTCCTGTTTATATTAACAttagtattttattttttggatAATTTTGACAGCATATGCAAGATGAAGACAATAACAGACCATACAGGAAGTTCCTTCCCTAAATTGCAATTCCaatcaataaaaaaaatccatGTTTTTTGAGCTTGGATTACtcttgtttttatattttgtctAGACCCAATTTGAATATTTCCATTTCTGGGCTTTTGTGAATTGTGATTCTTGCTTTGTGAAACATCAGTTGCTactatttcctttttttttttttttttttttttttcttttttcaatatatatatatatatatatatatatatatatatatatatatatatatatatatatatatatatatatatatatatatatatatatatatatatattattttctataaaaataatataaaacttgGTAAATGGACTTGAAAGTTAGATAACTACAATGTAACGTGATTTCAAAATTAGTTGCATGCACTTTCACTTAACTATAAattcatattgtaatattctaaaagcttaaacaaaacaaataattaataaaactgAAACATGGATTTCACTATTTCTTGTGATTTATGTACTTGACTTCATTATTAATATATCACTAATGTACTAATATTATTATTCTCGTCTTCACTAGGCTTTTTGAATGTGTATTGAAGATAACGTGTTAATATTTATTACTTTTGCATTGATGTTATAATTATTAATTCCGTTTATGTCTTGTATTCTTGTTGATGTTTGATATTTGAAATTTTGAGTCGATAccttttagtatatatatatatatatatatatatatatatatatatatatatatatatatatataatatatatatatatatatatatatatatatatatatatatatatatatatatatatatatatatatatatatatatatatatatatatatatatatatatatatatatatatatatatatatatatatatatatatatatatatatatatatatagagagagagagagagagagagagagagagagagagagagagagagagagagagtaaaaatgCAAAACAGGACATTGTGGTATGCGGTTATATTTAGTTTGGGTCTAAAAAGaattgtttttgtatttttgatctTTAATTCAAGCTTTTGGAACGAATTTAACATATAGTAATTCAAACATATTCCACTTTCATCCAAGTGCACATGGGATCCCTACCTTCCAACCCATGGAAGTTTTCTTGATTTGGGCCATCATTGGTTTTGCTCATAAAACCAATGTGTTCGGTTCGAACCGGTTGGTCAAGAACCGGGGATGAGAATGGTCCAATAACGtttggttttatgtcaattttTAGGTCGGATTGAATtgaatagttttaaaaaaaacgGTGTGCTAGAACAGGTAAAAAACTGTTTCACCATTTCAATGGGCTTGTATTGTTGAAAGAACAACTCATTTCTAGAGAAAATTGAACATTTTCGAAGTGTACACAACTCGACATTTTCAAAGTGTACACAACTCGAAGGCGGACACATAGTACCGCCAAATATATGAAAATTCTTGGTTGAATCAGTGATCGAATTGGTTGAACCGAAAACCAAATTGATGCAACTAAAAATCCGGTTTTAAACATTCGATAAAACCCTAAATGATCTTTATATTATCTCTTTTATCATAAATCCCTAAATGATATTCATTAAGGATGACAAAAAAGCCCGAACCTGATGaggaaacccgaaacccgatcatTTCGGGTTGGATAACGGGTCGTTATCTGGTTTTTTATCGGGTTCAGGTCAGGGAGTGGGTAGTGGTTTGGTGTTAATTGCATGCATTCAAAGATAAAATACTTAATGTGGACaaactttttagtttttaaaaatatAGTGTGAATGatcatttttttgtattttgacgCATTAGGTtaaacttaaatcaaataatctttttagttattaacaATTATTTATGTTTTGACGTATTATACtaaacttaaatcaaataatttttaatataacatcgagtttattttattaaagtgatgcatcatatttttaatttaaaagagaGGCTAGAACATGTATTTTTATAAGACATAAGGGTACCCTAAAACGAATAAAGATTTTGTTATGAATTTTTATAAACCCGATAAGATACTCGAAACCCGACGGGAAAACCCGAACCCAATGGGACGCcccgataagatacccgaaaAATATCGGGGCAGGTTTGGAAAACCATGCCCCGCCCCGAACCTGCCATGTTGCCATTCCTAATATTCATATCTTCGTTTGATATATTTTGGTTAGTCGGTAGTggtttggtgttgaaaacctatTCGTCTGATTTAATAAtaggggtatatatatatatatatatatatatatatatatatatatatatatatatatatatatatatatatatatatatatatatatatatatatatagctgcgATTTTTCAtaatataaagtaaaaaaaaagatttgtgtTCTCTAagcatttttttatgtatttttatgatatttAGGGTATTTTTGAGGGTTTTTTGTTTACCataaaacctatatatatatatatatatatatatatatatatcaaatttaatttctaaatatcatattcttcataaacttttaaaatatgGTATTTGTTAATTTAGTATTATTTAATGTTTCTATAGATAATTAGACAAAATTTCATAAATGGTACATGGGGTTTCATAGAATTTCAAGTTTAGTTCTTAACTTTTTTCGGAAGGAAAGTTTTTATGGTTTTAATTTGTATCGTGGTTGTTCTTTAACCCTTATGAAATGATTTATTTATCTTTGTATTTCAtttctttatttgtttattacattttttttaaaaagcaaAAAGTAAATACTACTTATCAATGTTGTCACCACCAGACCTTAGACCTTGCACCTTGGCTGTCATTGGAGCACCGTTGAAAATTATTACCATTGCGAAGGATTAGAAATAGCGCCATCAAATGTCCACCTTGAAACAATATGGGATTCTGCAAAGATTTGCGTTTCCGAATACGACATCAAATGCATGCCTTGAAGAGCCTAACCCCATATTCTTAGTTTTCTCTACCTAGGTTACAGGCTCACCATGGTTTACCAGTCTAATCATCGTAGGTAAATCTTCCTGACATGTGAAAAAACCGAAATCCAATCATTGTAGGAAGAAAAATCAAACCTCAGATAAACCGAATTCAAGCATGACGTGTCTTTTTTGAACGACGACAAGATCTCTTTTTTTGAACGATGACAAGATcaggagaggggggggggggggggggtgaagcaTTTCATGTCACTAGACATCTAGAAATTGCCCTCACGACGACGACGACATATGACTGGGGTTGGTCCCCTTAGTTTGATTTTTGGTTTGGAACATCTAGGTTGCGTTTAGTTGCAGAAAAATGAGTAGTTTTCCGaaattttttttcaagaaaaatgagGATTTTGAAAACAcgtttagttcgtctatttttctaaaattttcatagaaaatgaaaattttctattttctaaaattacaaagaagttGGAAATATTTGGAAAACCAATAATTATTGTTTTCCATATTTttctaattctattttttttttctaaattataaACACACATCCACTCCCGACTCTACATACCACCACCTAAACACCCCCGACCCATCACACCTCTACCTACCTATCCACACCCACCCACCCACCTAACACCATTACCACAATCACTGACCTactatcaccatcaccaccaccattatCCCATCACCACCATGGtcgccaccatcaccaccacttccaCAATTTCCGTCGCCACCACCGTCGTTTGTCACCAccacctccgccaccaccaccattgaCACCACCACGTCTCCCTGCCGCCGCCTCCCCCACCCCTTACGACCGCTaccgttttctaaaaatgaaaaccaATAGAAATATACACATCTAAATACGTTTTCTGATTTtttaaaactgaaaatgaaaaatgaataagttttaactaaacgtgttttctaaattttccaatgaaaactgaaaatgaaaaacGAAAACTGAAAAGGGAAAACAAAAAACGGAAATTGAATACAGTTTTTCCACAACTAAACGTAACCCTAAGGTTGCGTTTAGTTGCGGAAAAATGGGCCGTTTTCtagaaaattttcaaagaaaaatgaaaaattgaaaACACGTTTAAtcgtctatttttttttttttttttttaattttcatggaaaatgaaaattttatgttgCGTTTAGTTACGGAAAAAACGTTTTCATTTAGAAAACACGTTTAGCTAaaaacttattcatttttcattttcagttttagaaaatcagaaaacgCGTTTAGATGTGTATATTTCTATCtgtttcatttttagaaaacagTAGCGGTGGTAGCGTGGGGGTATAGGTGTGAGTGATGGTAGGTCGGTGATTGTGATTGTGGTACTGATGGTAGGTCGGTGATTTTAGTGGTGGTGTTCGATGGGTGTgtaagtgtgtatgtgtgtttctgtgtgtgtgtgtgtttgtgtttattgatgtgtgtgtttgtggtgGTGTATGTGTGAGTGGGGGTTAGGGtcagtgtgtgtgtatgtttgtggGTATGGGTGGAAGTTAGGGTGGGTGTTTGTTTATggttgtatgtgtgtgtttatattttagaaaaattttggaattagaaaaatgtggaaaacaataatgattagttttccaaaaatttataccttctttgtaattttagaaaactattaattttcattttttcgtGTAACATTTAGAAAAATAGACGAACCAAACgcattttcaaaattctcatttttccgcaactaaacgcaaccttatgttttctaaaattacaaagaagttGGAAATTTTAGGAAAACTGAAAATTATTCTTTTTTCTACATTTTTCTAAtctcaaaattttaaaaatataaacataCATCCACTCTCGATCCATCCACCTCTACCTATCCCCACCTTAACACCCCCAACCCACCATACCCACCCACTCCCAAGCCCCCCTTCACCCCACCCCAACACCCCCACCCTACAAACACAAACCCACACCCACCCTACTCACCCCTACCTACCACTGCCaccgttttctaaaaatgaaaaccgATGGAAAAATTAAGATCTAAACACGTtttctaaaactgaaaatgaaaaatgaattaGTTTTAACTAAATGcgtttctaaattttccaatgaAAACTAAAAATGGAAAACGAAAATTAAAAAGGAAAAACGAAACACGGAAAATGAAAACTGTTTTCCGTAACTAAACACAACCTAAGGCTCTTTGGTCTCTCCTCTCCTTAGTTCGATTTTTTGGCGATGGTGAAGATGGAGAGCGATAGATTTTGGAGAAGAAGGGATAGAGGTGGGTTGAGAAAAAGGAAGAGGAGACAAGACAACTTATGAAAGAGGGtgaga is part of the Lactuca sativa cultivar Salinas chromosome 7, Lsat_Salinas_v11, whole genome shotgun sequence genome and harbors:
- the LOC111894368 gene encoding uncharacterized protein LOC111894368; the encoded protein is MGGGMEANKNKFIEDWGTVRENLEHNFRWTRRNLALVGIFGIAVPYLVYKGTVREFHMQDEDNNRPYRKFLP